The Candida dubliniensis CD36 chromosome 2, complete sequence genome contains a region encoding:
- a CDS encoding peptide-n4-(n-acetyl-beta-d-glucosaminyl) asparaginase amidase n, putative (Similar to Aspergillus niger pngN) encodes MSSTIPSEDKKPLLDSEMEPDVSIDNNEVLPPYSDNEKHQLLPDNEKCDLEAIPTSYRVTRHSNKFKRFCQILSLFGVLYLVNFLYINRNDFSHGMSSYFKFNCSSLASQQPLQEAKLDHHPIFRNLIDVVDTTYSGQQEGNDTAKEIISVTNPYTPNPRYGESLYTTTLIKNHKFANSWNQPAIVNFTAPSNISFDAVVLTLHTEVDGVQFDRLANLFVDGIQVWRTSTIEPGGRKVFSDFKKDVSKYSNLFKKENVQILFQLDNLVTSKLTGIFDVTLTADFYKFHRHPHHHDGRNEHNEKRCGHDDKLNEFHDEHQDQGYEKEFNDAFDHQKGDFQGDEKDHHDEPHKGKHDKNKHHKDKHHKDKHHKDKHHKDKDGKHKKPKEPEHPPHEPGDKPPHHPPHEPPHHPPHEPPHHPPHEPPHHPPHEPPHHPPHDPDHHHGKYHEERRIFTEAKPADVIYPLTFNKNPNQPPVVYLASNKLSVNLPKVTKNTTRLTLSIFTSGNAADEFWYTNVVDKYKDIFADSGNPFIGKGPVRVVNVYFNGEKIAAQTPEPVIFTGGISPALWSPVVSFNAFDVPSIDVDVSGLLPYLWEHQAIEDKILEIEVSNGLGEIDKDTTTSVNENWVTSANLLTYQNDQVIDATGEVINIDHESSGIVLTVAPPYTRSLQQVIDASFSAQLISQVSLTLKNNRTLNTTISSYSKAEVSNVQSYSRSGDIQSIVHAGRSSRSVIIQDNDSPVSKEVAKHESKHHKPEIPDNTISIVNITLNYPLVLHLQQISKDIGSGDNFFVDYDVKLAHSSSTDISFGAIHGSVHTTASQNGTSRFFLSSKGNHGFGSTFSKYKSKFKFGPHERKYKRIVNAVNGTIVLDKSKSGEEDEHGKAHLSSVMKAMENMSVYKNASQMLQSIMNASRASFKGFFGAKPGCHGMKHHENVDDHKKMKHKMRKHVSDAH; translated from the coding sequence ATGTCATCAACAATTCCCAGTGAAGACAAGAAACCTTTATTGGATTCTGAAATGGAACCCGACGTTTCTATTGATAATAACGAAGTATTACCACCTTATTCGGACAATGAAAAACATCAGTTATTGCCTGATAACGAAAAATGTGACTTGGAGGCAATTCCAACAAGTTATCGAGTAACTCGCCAttccaataaattcaaaagattttgtcaaattttatcattatttggCGTCCTTTATTTGGTAAACTTTTTATACATCAATCGTAATGACTTTTCTCATGGAATGTCATcttatttcaaatttaactGCAGCTCCTTAGCTTCGCAGCAACCCCTTCAAGAAGCTAAACTTGACCATCATCCAATTTTCagaaatttgattgatgtGGTTGATACTACATACTCTGGTCAACAAGAAGGCAATGACACTGCTAAAGAAATCATTTCTGTCACCAATCCATATACACCTAATCCTCGCTATGGAGAATCATTGTACACCACGACTTTGATTAAGAACCATAAGTTTGCTAACAGTTGGAACCAACCGGCAATTGTCAATTTTACTGCTCCATCAAACATATCCTTTGATGCAGTGGTTTTAACTTTACACACTGAAGTAGACGGTGTACAATTTGATAGATTGGctaatttgtttgttgatggTATTCAAGTTTGGAGAACTTCAACTATTGAACCTGGTGGTCGTAAAGTATTTAGTGATTTCAAGAAGGATGTCAGCAAGTATTCCAatcttttcaaaaaagaaaacgtACAAATCTTATTCCAATTGGACAACTTAGTTACATCCAAGTTGACAGGTATTTTCGATGTTACTTTAACCGCAGATTTTTACAAGTTCCACAGACACCCACACCACCATGATGGAAGAAATGAACACAATGAAAAACGTTGTGGTcatgatgataaattgaatgagTTCCATGATGAACATCAGGATCAAGGctatgaaaaagaatttaatgATGCTTTTGACCATCAAAAGGGTGACTTCCAAGGAGATGAAAAAGACCATCATGATGAACCTCACAAAGGAAAGCATGATAAAAATAAGCACCATAAAGATAAGCACCATAAAGATAAGCACCATAAAGATAAACACCACAAGGACAAAGATGGAAAACACAAAAAACCCAAAGAACCAGAGCATCCACCACACGAACCAGGTGACAAACCACCTCACCATCCACCACATGAACCACCTCACCATCCACCACATGAACCACCTCACCATCCTCCTCATGAACCACCACACCATCCTCCTCATGAACCACCACACCATCCACCGCATGACCCAGATCATCATCATGGAAAATACCACGAAGAACGTAGAATTTTCACTGAAGCCAAACCTGCAGATGTGATTTATCCTTTGACTTTCAACAAGAACCCTAATCAACCTCCAGTTGTTTACCTTGCATCCAATAAACTCTCAGTCAATTTACCAAAAGTTACCAAAAACACTACACGCTTGACGCTTTCGATTTTCACTTCTGGTAATGCCGCTGATGAATTTTGGTACACCAATGTCGTTGACAAATACAAGGATATTTTTGCTGATAGTGGTAATCCATTTATTGGTAAAGGACCAGTTAGAGTAGTCAATGTTTATTTCAATGGTGAGAAAATTGCTGCTCAAACCCCTGAACCTGTCATTTTCACTGGTGGCATTTCACCGGCTTTATGGTCACCTGTTGTTTCATTCAATGCATTCGATGTACCTTccattgatgttgatgtcAGTGGTTTATTGCCATATCTTTGGGAACATCAAGCTATCGAAGACAAAATATTGGAGATTGAAGTCAGTAATGGGTTGGGTGAAATCGATAAGGACACCACTACTTCAGtaaatgaaaattgggTTACATCTGCTAACTTATTAACGTACCAAAATGACCAAGTTATTGATGCTACTGGTGAAGTCATTAATATTGACCATGAAAGTTCCGGAATTGTTCTTACAGTTGCACCACCTTACACCCGTTCATTACAACAAGTCATTGATGCTTCCTTCAGTGCTCAATTGATCAGTCAAGTCAGCTTgactttgaaaaataacaGAACTTTGAATACAACTATTAGTAGTTATTCCAAAGCTGAAGTATCAAATGTTCAAAGCTATTCCCGTTCTGGAGATATCCAATCTATTGTCCATGCTGGTCGTTCTTCACGTTCGGTTATTATTCAAGACAACGATTCTCCAGTGTCTAAAGAGGTTGCTAAGCACGAATCTAAACACCACAAACCAGAAATCCCAGATAATACTATTTCTATTGTTAACATCACATTGAATTACCCATTGGTACTCCATTTGcaacaaatttcaaaagaCATTGGTTCTGGCGATAATTTTTTCGTTGATTATGATGTCAAGTTGGCCcattcttcatcaactgACATTTCATTTGGTGCTATCCATGGTAGCGTTCATACAACTGCTTCTCAAAATGGCACTTCAAGATTTTTCTTGTCTTCAAAAGGTAATCATGGGTTTGGATCAACTTTTAGCAAGTACAAATCAAAGTTCAAGTTTGGTCCACATGAAAGAAAGTATAAAAGAATTGTCAATGCAGTCAATGGAACCATTGTTTTAGACAAGTCCAAATCAGGCGAAGAGGATGAACATGGTAAAGCTCATTTGTCTTCGGTAATGAAAGCAATGGAAAATATGTCAGTTTACAAGAATGCTTCACAAATGTTACAGAGCATTATGAATGCTTCAAGAGCTTCTTTTAAAGGATTTTTTGGTGCCAAGCCTGGATGTCACGGCATGAAACACCATGAAAATGTAGATGACcataaaaaaatgaagcATAAGATGAGAAAACATGTATCTGACGCTCATTAA
- a CDS encoding splicing endonuclease, putative (Similar to S. cerevisiae SEN34), whose product MASFFLKPSSNSLVSPLIMENNDKPIATTTDNNFVNPIILPVINLSHQPEVLVFNVDDIKTLRNDYNILGVLMGTLQHYPQQNIFLSVPLKLIIWEVIWLLQYNKAILVDELTYREAKLKLLKGNIKNNNYQGNLITTPNSDNDYNLELAKHHQLRIHNYITNYLQDSSMSINKFITYYKYYSYLQNKGYFINPGIKFGGDLVIYPGDPLRYHSYSIVRFEFFDIHDIVVGGRLATSVKKNLVIMGYDKETDKVHQELNDEALCDLFDESVPLTFSIEWAGFG is encoded by the coding sequence ATGGCTTCGTTTTTCTTGAAACCTTCAAGCAACAGTTTGGTCTCACCTCTTATAAtggaaaataatgataagCCTATAGCTACTACCACTGACAATAATTTTGTAAACCCAATTATTTTACCAGTCATTAATCTTTCTCACCAACCAGAAGTTTTGGTATttaatgttgatgatataaAGACTCTACGCAATGATTACAATATACTTGGTGTGTTGATGGGGACATTGCAACATTATCCacaacaaaatatatttctttctgTTCCCCTTAAGTTAATAATTTGGGAAGTGATCTGGTTACTTCAGTACAATAAAGCTATTTtagttgatgaattaacATATCGTGAAGCAAAGcttaaattattaaagggaaatatcaaaaataacaaCTATCAAGGTAATTTGATAACAACGCCTAATTCAGataatgattataatttaGAGTTAGCCaaacatcatcaattgaGGATTCACAATTACATCACCAATTATTTACAGGATTCGTCAATGCTgattaacaaatttatcaCCTACTATAAGTATTACAGTTATTTACAAAACAAAGGTTACTTTATTAACCCTGGAATAAAATTTGGTGGTGACTTGGTTATTTATCCAGGAGATCCTTTACGTTATCATTCCTATTCGATTGTTAGATTCGAGTTTTTTGACATTCATGACATTGTTGTGGGTGGAAGATTGGCTACTAGTGTTAAGAAGAATTTGGTTATAATGGGCTATGATAAAGAAACGGATAAGGTACATCAGGAACTAAACGATGAAGCTTTATGTGATCTATTTGATGAGTCTGTGCCGTTGACTTTTTCTATAGAATGGGCTGGTTTTGGTTAA
- a CDS encoding golgi transport complex subunit, putative (Similar to S. cerevisiae COG4), with translation MKESNGSGTSISQNSFKALNEVEVAKTTAELKAKYQSSSTPNDLYNLIDEIDAAMAKIDNNLNNFTALNSSKLQQDITNIELARTTKLSSAISNSNKLTSIFSQANDLGHKLTFKIKSLDQEIGNVNKTLEYVTNIQLLKNNINQANYAIEHKNWELAAQCIHTISSKIPPELISGKYASVVIPSTELPVMPTVAIANWTDKLTQVFKEKFTEAAKARNVEQLTKFFQLFPLINQEEIGLNCYSKFICEIINETSKSLTAGLESAHDLKPAIFSNVVMQLFENISMMLSQHGPLIKKYYSATYPSALSYVISKIQREIDLQVGIIADTFYDLRRLDKHFQDIKLYSFPLLTRRLAELKDHTTQDQESRRTSFDTSDELLPIRLIGDLIQELSSIFENWTLYCRFITVKYLQEPQNKQNGKATTEEQELLLPDLIRKSTFTRKINEKLLPSFEILHKFYFRRSIEKSITIEELPSLDAYLVLNNEPGVHPEQVPISSVAEDLTLVLNTTLRNIIQSGLPTAVKSFINESFRIVQQDFLNGFFIKNLNDNQPRYNQTLSLIDPASTINRTNSPISRSGTPDVHGGSGGLSTGAGFLKGASSALGSVVSGSGAIVGSLQTTPNNPKLLNFIIYLNTVAMAQEYFTKVFQNINKDSYLQSYYPFGKDKNKIANILKQDFLDPFTSVSNKIISESLINLYNQSIKNKLLMLVNDFFTETPTANNETNYVIYSTNNINDPTILIKFTSNWQSLMKPYLQTLHKALWSKLLRLVVVNLTNLLEKKLFMILNKLKINELGAIKLEKDVSYLINEICRDNYYLREKFVRLTQIVLLVGMDDEEYEESNQPVTKAPETEEDGRERDDFDDEIGGINWVLTPHERIQIRKYRI, from the coding sequence ATGAAAGAGAGTAATGGAAGTGGTACTTCTATTTCTCAGAATTCATTTAAAGCATTAAATGAGGTAGAAGTAGCGAAAACAACAGCGGAGTTAAAAGCAAAATACCAATCATCTTCGACTCCCAATGATTTGTATAacttaattgatgaaattgatgcCGCCATGGCTAAGATAGACAATAATCTTAACAATTTTACAGCTTTGAATTCTAGTAAACTCCAACAGGATATAACCAATATAGAGTTGGCAAGAACCActaaattatcatcagCAATCTCgaattcaaataaattgacgtcaattttttcacaGGCAAATGACTTGGGCCACAAGTTGACgtttaaaatcaaatcgTTAGATCAAGAAATTGGCAACGTAAACAAAACATTGGAATACGTGACAAacattcaattattgaagaataaCATCAACCAAGCAAATTATGCTATCGAACACAAAAATTGGGAATTAGCAGCTCAATGTATACATACCATCAGCTCGAAGATCCCCCCTGAATTGATTTCTGGGAAATATGCATCGGTCGTGATTCCGTCTACCGAATTACCTGTAATGCCAACGGTTGCAATCGCCAATTGGACAGATAAATTAACACAAGtgtttaaagaaaaattcaCTGAGGCAGCAAAAGCTAGAAATGTTGAACAATTGACgaaatttttccaattattCCCACTAATCAACCAGGAAGAGATTGGTCTTAACTGTTATTCTAAATTTATCTGTGAAATCATCAATGAAACATCTAAAAGTCTAACAGCAGGGTTGGAGAGTGCCCATGATTTGAAGCCAGCTATATTTTCTAATGTTGTCATgcaattatttgaaaatatttcaatgaTGCTATCTCAGCATGGGCCCTTAATTAAAAAGTATTATAGTGCCACATATCCACTGGCATTGTCATATGTTATTAGCAAAATCCAAAGAGAAATCGACTTACAAGTTGGAATAATTGCTGATACCTTTTATGATTTGAGAAGATTAGATAAACACTTCCAAGATATCAAATTATATAGTTTTCCATTATTAACTAGAAGATTGGCAGAACTAAAAGATCACACAACTCAAGATCAGGAGTCCAGAAGAACTAGTTTTGATACATCAGACGaattattaccaataaGATTAATTGGTGATTTAATACAAGAattatcttcaatttttgaaaactgGACGTTATACTGCCGATTTATTACCGTCaaatatttacaagaaccccaaaataaacaaaatgggaaagcaacaacagaaGAACAAGAGTTACTTTTACCTGATTTAATTCGCAAATCTACttttacaagaaaaatcaatgaaaagCTTTTGCCTTCATTTGAGATCTTGCACAAGTTTTATTTCCGGCGTTCGATAGAAAAATCAATCACCATCGAAGAATTGCCATCATTAGATGCATATTTGGTATTAAATAATGAGCCTGGAGTTCACCCAGAACAGGTACCCATATCTTCTGTTGCTGAAGATTTAACTTTGGTTTTAAACACCACTTTACGTAACATTATTCAATCTGGATTGCCTACAGCTGTGAAGAGTTTTATCAATGAAAGTTTCCGTATTGTTCAACAAGATTTCTTGAATggatttttcattaaaaacTTGAATGACAATCAACCAAGATATAACCAAACGTTATCATTGATAGACCCTGCCAGTACTATCAACCGCACCAACAGTCCAATTAGTAGAAGCGGAACTCCCGACGTACATGGAGGTAGTGGTGGATTATCAACCGGGGCAGGATTTTTGAAGGGTGCTTCAAGTGCCTTGGGAAGTGTTGTTAGTGGTTCTGGTGCAATTGTAGGTAGTTTACAGACCACTCCAAATAATccaaaattgttgaatttcattatttatttgaacACCGTGGCCATGGCTCAAGAATATTTCACCAAAGTGTTCCAGAATATAAATAAGGACAGTTATTTACAGTCTTATTATCCTTTTGGTAAGGACAAGAATAAAATCgcaaatattttaaaacaaGATTTTTTAGATCCATTCACCAGTGTTAGcaataaaatcatttccgaaagtttaattaatttatacaATCAGCTGATCAAGAATAAGTTGCTTATGCTTGTTAATGACTTTTTTACTGAAACTCCAACTGcaaataatgaaacaaaCTATGTGATTTATTCTACCAATAACATAAATGATCCTacaattttaattaaattcacTTCAAACTGGCAGTCCTTAATGAAACCATATCTACAAACATTGCACAAGGCTCTTTGGAGTAAATTATTGCGATTAGTTGTGGTTAACTTAACCAATTTgttagaaaagaaattgttcatgatattaaataaattgaaaattaatgaattgggTGCTATAAAGTTAGAGAAAGATGTTTCGTATTTAATTAACGAAATTTGCCGTGATAACTACTATTTGCGTGAAAAGTTTGTTAGACTAACTCAAATAGTATTATTGGTAGGTATGGATGATGAAGAGTACGAGGAAAGTAATCAACCAGTGACTAAAGCTCCAGAAACTGAAGAAGATGGAAGGGAAAGagatgattttgatgatgaaattggtGGCATAAATTGGGTGTTAACACCACATGAGAGAATTCAAATACGTAAATACAGGATTTAG